A part of Neoarius graeffei isolate fNeoGra1 chromosome 22, fNeoGra1.pri, whole genome shotgun sequence genomic DNA contains:
- the sh3bgrl3 gene encoding SH3 domain-binding glutamic acid-rich-like protein 3 — translation MGVKLYYTSVTASREVKSQQAEVMRVLESKSIQFELIDVSVGGDVRNEMRTKSGKPTAVPPQIFNDDQYCGDYEMFSEAVEADAVEQFLKIA, via the exons ATGGGGGTGAAACTCTACTACACCTCCGTCACCGCGTCCAGAGAG GTGAAATCACAGCAGGCTGAAGTGATGCGCGTTTTAGAGAGTAAGAGCATCCAGTTTGAACTGATTGACGTTTCTGTGGGCGGGGATGTCCGGAATGAGATGAGAACGAAGTCGGGTAAACCTACAGCTGTCCCTCCTCAGATTTTCAACGATGATCAGTACTGTGGG GACTATGAAATGTTTTCTGAGGCTGTAGAGGCAGATGCAGTGGAGCAGTTTCTCAAGATTGCATGA